A window of the Sphingomonas piscis genome harbors these coding sequences:
- a CDS encoding CgeB family protein translates to MRIVYFTHSLASCWNHGNAHFLRGVLSDLIAHDHDVRVFEPEGAWSLDNLTRDHGEQGTAAYRKLYPELSSTTYDANADPSEMTDGADLVIVHEWNEHKLVADLGRLRAQGARFTLLFHDTHHRAVSEPEQMKAYDLGGYDGVLAFGETLSEVYRKWGWGDRVFTWHEAADIRRFRPPLQEGAREGLAWIGNWGDGERSQEIVDYLLTPARDAGLPLDIYGVRYPDEAKATLQTFGARYHGWIANAAAPETFARHLATVHVPRRFYTQVLPGIPTIRVFEALACGIPLLSAPWEDSENLFRVGTDFLMVRSGAEMTDALRQLKNDPDLRASLVRHGLETIRARHTTAHRAEELLTIVERLRAPALRSVA, encoded by the coding sequence GTGAGGATCGTCTACTTCACCCATTCGCTGGCGAGCTGCTGGAATCACGGCAATGCCCATTTCCTCCGCGGCGTGCTGTCCGACCTGATCGCGCACGACCACGACGTCCGCGTGTTCGAGCCGGAGGGGGCATGGAGCCTCGACAACCTCACGCGCGACCATGGTGAGCAGGGCACAGCGGCATACCGTAAGCTGTACCCCGAGCTATCGTCGACGACATACGATGCCAACGCCGATCCCTCTGAAATGACCGACGGCGCCGACCTCGTGATTGTCCACGAGTGGAACGAGCACAAATTGGTCGCCGACCTCGGTCGCCTGCGCGCGCAGGGCGCTCGCTTCACCCTGCTGTTCCACGACACCCACCACCGCGCCGTTTCCGAGCCGGAACAAATGAAGGCGTACGACCTCGGCGGCTATGACGGCGTCCTCGCCTTCGGTGAGACGTTGTCCGAGGTTTACCGCAAGTGGGGCTGGGGCGACCGGGTCTTCACTTGGCACGAGGCTGCCGACATCCGCCGCTTTCGCCCACCACTTCAGGAAGGCGCCCGCGAGGGACTTGCCTGGATCGGCAATTGGGGTGACGGCGAGCGCAGCCAGGAGATCGTCGACTATCTCCTCACTCCCGCCCGCGATGCCGGCCTGCCGCTAGACATCTACGGCGTCCGCTACCCCGACGAGGCAAAAGCCACCCTTCAGACCTTCGGCGCCCGCTACCACGGCTGGATCGCCAACGCCGCAGCGCCGGAGACTTTCGCCCGCCACCTTGCCACCGTGCACGTACCGCGGCGCTTCTACACCCAGGTGCTGCCCGGCATCCCGACCATTCGCGTGTTCGAGGCGCTCGCCTGCGGCATCCCTTTGCTGTCCGCTCCATGGGAAGATAGCGAGAACCTGTTCCGCGTCGGCACCGACTTCCTGATGGTGCGCAGTGGTGCCGAGATGACGGATGCGCTGCGCCAGCTGAAGAACGATCCCGACCTCCGCGCCAGCCTCGTGCGGCACGGCCTCGAAACCATCCGCGCCCGCCACACCACGGCGCACCGCGCGGAAGAACTGTTGACCATCGTGGAGCGGCTCCGCGCTCCCGCACTGAGGAGCGTTGCGTGA